One Haemorhous mexicanus isolate bHaeMex1 chromosome 9, bHaeMex1.pri, whole genome shotgun sequence DNA segment encodes these proteins:
- the NPHS2 gene encoding podocin: MRMEKRSRSSSRESHRRHRESPAVQGKREKRESSREAGKGKGDVKQEKAKETKSTAGSDGRVHTSTVVDVDDVVSDEEMEVMALLDSEQQEEGVKSPGLGVCEWLLTILSFLFIMLTFPISVWFCMKVVREYERAIVFRLGHLLPGRAKGPGLFFFLPCLDTYHKIDLRLKTLEIPFHQVVTKDMVTLEIDAVCYYRLENASLLLTTLTSVSSAIQLLVQTTTKRLLAHQAFSELLLERKNISQEIKVALDAVTGCWGIKVERVEINNVQLPAELQQSLAVEAEAQRQAKVRVIAAEGEKAASESLRMAAEILSSAPAAAQLRYLHALHSLTTEKPAAFILPLPLDAMNLVSSATHSSPAVSSLLTGATKLPENPKDKKDSPML; the protein is encoded by the exons ATGAGGATGGAGAAGAGGTCTCGGAGCTCTTCCAGGGAGTCCCACAGAAGACACAGAGagtccccagctgtgcagggcaaacgagagaagagagagagcagcagagaagctgGCAAAGGGAAGGGAGATGTAAAGCAAGAGAAAGCCAAGGAGACCAAGAGCACTGCGGGGAGCGATGGTAGGGTGCACACCTCCACGGTGGTGGACGTGGATGATGTGGTGTCTGATGAAGAAATGGAGGTAATGGCATTGCTGGATAGTGAGCAGCAAGAGGAAG GTGTAAAGTCTCCTGGTCTGGGTGTCTGTGAGTGGCTTTTGACCATCTTGTCTTTCCTGTTCATCATGCTGACCTTCCCCATTTCTGTCTGGTTCTGCATGAAG GTGGTGCGGGAGTATGAGAGAGCCATTGTTTTCCGACTCGGGCACCTCCTTCCTGGCAGAGCCAAAGGACCCG gccttttctttttccttccctgtttgGACACCTATCACAAGATAGACCTCCGCCTCAAAACCCTAGAGATCCCCTTCCATCAG GTGGTGACCAAAGACATGGTTACTTTGGAGATAGATGCTGTCTGCTACTACCGGTTGGAAAACGCCTCTCTTCTCCTCACCACGCTGACCAGCGTCTCCAGTGCCAtccagctgctggtgcagaCCACCACCAAGCGCCTCCTGGCACACCAAGCCTTCTCTGAGCTTCTGCTGGAGAGGAAGAACATCAGCCAGGAGATAAAG GTGGCTTTGGATGCTGTCACAGGCTGCTGGGGGATCAAAGTGGAGAGAGTAGAAAT CAACAACGTGCAGCTGCCTGCTGAACTCCAGCAGTCCCTGGCTGTGGAAGCAGAGGCCCAGAGACAGGCCAAAGTGCGG GTGATCGctgcagagggggaaaaggcTGCTTCCGAGTCCCTGCGGATGGCAGCAGAGATCCTGTccagtgctccagctgctgctcagctccgTTATCTCCATGCACTGCATTCCCTTACCACAGAGAAACCTGCTGCTTTCATCCTGCCCTTGCCTCTGGATGCCATGAACCTGGTCTCTTCAGCTAcccacagctctccagctgtgagcagcctcCTCACAGGTGCCACAAAGCTCCCAGAAAATCCAAAAGACAAGAAGGACTCGCCCATGCTCTGA